The sequence below is a genomic window from Hydrogenobacter sp..
GAACAGTGTCACCAACATTTACGCTATTAGCTGTGTCCTGGTCTACCACAACTTGTACTATCTCTGAACCTACGGCTATACTCAGAAGATATATAAAGTCCATTCGCTGCTTTTCCAAAATGATACCTTGAAAAGAGAACTTGGGAGACCACACTCTTGAGAAAAGTACTTCCTTAGGCTTACCGTAAGCTTGCATTTTACCATTTACAAGCCTTATTACTTTATCTGCGAGCCTAAGCACCTCCTCTTTATTGTGAGATACCATAAGGGTAGGTATGCCGTATCTTCTTTGGAAGCTCTTTATTTCATCTCTAAGAAGGAGCGCGGTTTCGTGATCTAAAGCCGATAGAGGCTCATCCAAAAGCAGTACCTTTGGCTCTCTCGCTAAAGCTCTCAGAAGTGCCACCCTTTGCTTTTGACCGCCTGAGAGGGTATTGGGTTTCCTGTCTTTTAGTTCCTCCATTTTGGCAAGCCTCAAAAGTTCCATTACCTTATCTGGATCTTTTCTTCTCATTCCAAAGGCGACGTTTTCAAAAACGCTCATGTTGGGAAAAAGCGAATAGTCCTGAAAGACGAAACCCACCTCCCTCTTTTGGGGAGGTAGGTTTATGCCCTTTTTTGAGTCGTACCAGATCTCTCCGTTCACCTCTATATAACCCTCTTGAGGTGTTTCAAGACCAGCCAGCATCCTCAAAAGGATGGTTTTTCCGCTTCCAGATGGACCAAAAACCACTACAAACTCCTTATCTTTTACTTCTAAGCTCACTTCAAGGTAAAAATCTCCCTGAGAGCCGTGAAGCCTCTTTTTGACTTCAAGCCTTATCAAAGGAGACTCCACCTCCTATTTAGGATATAAAGACTCAAAAGCGTGATAAAAGATAAGGAAAATAGCACAAGGGCATAAAGGTGAGCGGCAGGGTAATTGACGGATTCTACAGCATCGTATATAGCTATAGAGACTACTCTGGTTTCTCCCTGTATGTTTCCACCAACCATGAGAACCACACCAAACTCTCCAACTGTATGGGCAAAAGACAATACTATGCCGGTAAGTATGGAAGCTTTCATATTGGGAAGGATCACCCTAAGCAAGGTTTCAAACTTAGATTTACCTAAGGTCCAGCTTGCCTCTACAAGGTTTTTGGAAACCGACTTAAAACCTGCGGTGAGAGGATGCACCATCATAGGCAAGCTATAAATGATCGATGCTATCACTATACCCTCAAAATGAAAGACGAGTTGTCTGTCAAAAAGCCTGTACCATAAAGAGCCAAAAAATCCCTGCTTGTTAAAAAGTAGAAGCAGGTAAAAACCCAGAACTGTGGGAGGGAGAACCAAAGGTAGTGTAATAACAGCCTCCAAAATGGTATTTATCTTGTGCTTAGTGTAGGCAAGATAGTAACTCAGAGGTATGCATAAAATGAGTAACATGAAGGTTGTCCAAAAAGCGAGCTTTAGAGTTAGCCAAAAAGGGGAAAGATCCAGCTCACTCATGAATGACCTCCAGAGCTATCTGCATAGGTGGTAAAAATACATGCACCGTATCACCTTCTGAGATCTTCAAAAGATCCAATTGCCTTTTCAGAAGCATTGCCTTTACAAAAACACCTTCGCAATCTACGGTAAGCAACGAAAGGAGAAATCCCTTATCTATGCTTTTTACGAGACCTTTGAATGTGTTAATACAAGGGGTAGCTTCCCTTAGAACTACGACACTCGCTTCCTTAAAGATACATTCCACTTCGGAATTTTCCCTTACGAATTCCGCATCCCCAGGGCTTTCAAGCACAACAGAATAAAGTATACCTATACTCGTTTGTACCTCCACTTCAGATACTCCGTTAGTTGAACGTATACTTTTAATCTTTCCCCTGATTAGATTCATCGCTTCTCACCGGGAAGTACAAAACCGTACTTTATAAATATCTGTCTTACCTTAGGAGTCCCTATAAAGTTGTAAAATCTCCTCACAGCTTGGGAAGAAGCGCCCACCTTTGTTATACCGTAGCCTTGCATAAGAGCATCGTGTTTGTCTGCGGGTATAAGCCAGTAAGTTCCCACCTCTCTCATATTTGAAGAAACTGCAAGGGAAAGAGGTATAAAACCCACATCCGCTGCACCAGAGTACACAAAACTTGCCGTTTGGGAGACATTTTCGCCTAAAACAAGTTTATTTTTCACCTTTTCAAATACTCCGTAGTTTTCAAGCACTTGCTTAGCTGCTCTTCCATAAGGAGCATGTTCCCAGTTTGCTATGGCTATTTTTCTTACCTTAGGATCTAAAAGCACCTGAGGGAACTCAGAGGGAACGAGTCCTGAGTCCTTTCTTACCCAAACTACGAGCCTACCTATAGCGTAAGGTTTTGGCTCTGTAACTACGTAACCTTCTTTGTATAACTCCTCTACATATTTCATATCCGCAGAGAAAAAGATGTGATATGGTGCGCCTGATTTTATTTGAGCTGTTCCCTTTCCTGAAGATCCAAAGATAAGCTCTACCTTGTCTTGAGGATTTTCTTCCTCATAAAGTTGGGCTATCTCTTTAAGAGCGTACTGAAGGTCTGCGGCAGCATATACCCTTATGAGTTCAGCTTTAGAAAAGCCGAAAGTAAAAAGCAGTATAAAGAGTAAAGCTTTTAACATAATAGCACCTCCTTGGTGTTGTTATTTGCCTATCATCACATCTGTTGATTTGAACACTGCGTAAGCGGTATCACCTTCTTTGATATTCAGTCTTTGGGCTGACTCTTTTGTGATAATTGCGACCACATCTTGACCACCTATGTCCAGCACTACCTCTGCCATTACCTGACCCAGCAAGACTCTTTTAACTGTGCCTTTGAGCTTGTTGCGTGCACTGACTTCCATTTTAAAACCTCCTGCAGAGTTTTTACACAACAAACTTTTCAAGAGCCGAGTTAACGTAATAACCCGGCAGACTCTTGAGGAACTCTCTGTAAGACCGTTCCATCAAGCCTGTAAGTATAACAGAAAAACCTTCATCTTCCTCAAGCTCTTGCCTGTAGCATATACAGTAATCTTCCTTCTTCACACTCAAAAAGCCAAGACCGTATTCATAAGCAAAAAACTTAGTACCCACCCCCGCATCACCAAAACCATTTTTTAAACTAAAGGCAAGCTCTCTGTGTCCACCAGTTATTTCTCTGTAATTGACAGATCCAAGCTCAGCACTTAACTCTTCAAAGACTTTTCTTGAGCCTGTGCCTCTTTCCCTAACAAGCCAAAGGATCTCTCTCTTGTTAAGCTCCTTGAAGGTTTTACTGATCCCCTCTCTCAGCATGATCCCTTCTTCCCAGGAGAATACTTTTAAAACCGTATAGCCTTCCCCTAAGTATCCTTTTATTTTCCTGAGATTTTCTTCAAGTGTTCCCAAATGCACACCAGCCAAATGTACGTATCCTTTTTTCAAAAGCTTTAAGGCCTTTTCGCTTGAAGCATAAAAAGGAACGAAACGTATATTTTTTGCAATGAGTTTGTAAGAGATAATATGTAGGGAAGTGTCACAACCTACGAATATATACGTAGGTATGTGTCTTCTTTCAAACCATTTTATCTGTCCGTTTCGGTAAATACCGTCGGGAGGTAAAAAAGTGGCAATTTTAGAATCAATAGAATAAAGCACCTTCTTATGTCCCACCCTTGAGCTTATGAAGGGTCCTTCCCTAAAGCCCTCAAGGAAAAAGGATATTTCTTCGCTTACAAAAAGCTCCTCTACACTACAGCCTAAAGCTTTTGACAACTTTATGGCGTAATCTACCGATGGTACAGCTTTTCCTGATTCTATAGCGCTTATGGTGGTTCTTGGAATACCGCACAGTTTGGAAAGTTCTTCCTGGGAGAGTCCCCTTTTTAGTCTGTATTCTTTTACTCTATTCTTCATGTCTAATATATTGTATAGTAATGCTAAAATATTGTCAATAGTATCTTCAAGCATACTTTCAAGAACAGCGGTGATCCCCTTTGATGGAGTTATCAAAAACCCTTTTGAAAAAAGCCTTCCTCTATTAAAATGGCGGGTAGTCTTTCTCTGCTCGTTAGCCTTTCTACAATGTTTTTCGCCTTTGTAAGATACAGCAAGGATAGGAGTTTTATAGTTCTCTAAAGAAAATAAGAGCTTTATGGTGGTTATGACACTCGGTTCAATTTTAGGTAGTTTTGTAGGTGGCAATCTTTTGCTCAGTTTTATTTCTCAAGAGGGAATTTTGTCATTGCTAATTCTTATCCTCATAGTATCTTCTTTGAAGCTTTGGCGTCACTGAAGTTTATAAATGCCTGTTGTAAGTCATAAGCTCCCTTATGAGCGTTGCAGGCTGAACTTCCTTAGGACATACGTGATTGCATTTATTACAGGAAAGGCAGTGATAAAGATTGCCATACTCAATAGCTTGCATCAGTCTTTCCTCTCTATTCACCTCTCTCGGATCTTCAAGAAATCTGTATAGTTTTGCGAAGATAAGTGGACCTGCGTACCTTTCCTCCAGGACTTGAGGGCAGTATGACTGACATGCAAAACATAATATACAGTCAGCGGCATTTTCTAATTTTTTACTTATATCTGGCGGTATTCTGCATTCACCTGCTGTTCCCTTTATCCAACCGTGTATCTCCTTAATCCTCCTTATAACCTTCTCGTTTTCTACGGCGAGATCCCTTATTACCTTAAAGCCCTTGAGGGGTTCCAAAATAACCTCCCTCTCCAAAAGTACATATGGTAATACCTGTTCTTTACAGGCGAGCTTTGGAAATCCGTTTATGTATATGGTACATGTACCGCATATACCCGCTCTACAAAAATGCCTAAATGTCAATGTCTCGTCCTGATACTCCTTTATCCTCTGTAAGGCGGTTAAAAAGGTCATACCTTCTTCGTATGGGATCTCAAAACTCTGATAAGTGCAAGTACCGTTCTGTGGATCTTCCCTTCTTATGCTCAAACGCAAGATCATAGGAGAAAAATATATACCTTTTTTTTAAAAGCGGGCGACGGGACTCGAACCCGCGACCTGCTGCTTGGAAGGCAGCTGCTCTACCACTGAGCTACGCCCGCTATGGAGGGGGCAGGATTCGAACCTGCGTAGGGCGGAGCCCGGGGGATTTACAGTCCCCTGCCTTTGGCCGCTCGGCCACCCCTCCTTGACTCTTAAGCTGGCGGTGGGACTTGAACCCACGCCCGCGGGATTACAAATCCCGCGCTCTACCCACTGAGCTACGCCAGCTCAAAAGCAATAAAATATTATATTTCAACACGAGACTTTAGTCAATCAATCTCTTATCAAGGTTGAAAAGGGAGCTCTTCGTACATATATTTATATGTGCGGAGGGACCGAAAGGTCCCTTGTAGGGGGCGAATGGCTTCGACGGGGATAGCAGGTAGAGAGTAGCAGGCAGGTTGGCAACCTTAACAGCCAACGAAAACACTTCCCGAAGCTCAACTTGCACTCGCTGCCTAACTAAGGGCAGCGGCTCACCGGTGGCTTGACCTCTGGGTTGCCGGATGGGTTCAGAGACAGAGGAGTAGGGAAGGGATAAACGCAGGGTAAACCCTTCCCGAAAAAGCTACCCTGCCTGTCTCCGGAGGTTTGCAGGTGGACAGCCGGGGATTAGTAGAAAACACCTGCTAAGCCTGTAGAGGCTCTCTTGCCGGGCTATCCTCGGACGGCGGTTCGATTCCGCCCGCCTCCACCAACTTAACTTAACAAATGTATATAGATTAGAAAAGGTGCGAAAGACCTTATGGGTTGGACGGTTTAACACAATAAAGGTAAGAAGTTATTGATAAGATATAGGCTTTACATTATAATATATTATTAAACGCTTAGGGGGATTCTATAATGGAACTTATCAAACTTACGGAAGACTTGCTTACTGGTGTGCCAGAAATGGACAAAGACCATCAAATGCTTGTGGACATGCTCAACGAAACTTACAGCTTGATAGCAGAAGGCAAAAGGGAAGAAGCAAAAAAATATTTTGAAAATGAACTTGTGCATTATGTTGAGTATCATCTAACCCGTGAAGAAAAGTTTATGGAAACTATCGGCTATCCTGAACTTGAAAGACACAAAAAAGCTCACGAAAATTTCAGAAAGGTGGTCTTTGATTTGGTCCACCACATAGAAGAAGGTGAGCTACACGCCTTTAAAGAAGCTCTTGCTATGGCTTGGGGCTGGCTTGTTGGACATATAGGCAAGGTGGATAAAAAGTATGGTGAATATGCTAAAGAAAAGGGCTTTATCTGAAAAATAAAAACTTGATAGATTAATAAATATAGCATATATTTTCTGCAATGGCTGGAAAAGGAAAAGGCAACATTCAAGGCACTGTGTTTGGAGTGATAAGGCAGAGGCTAAACCATCTGAGCAGGAAAGAGTATGAGTCGCTCTACTCTATGTGTAAAATATCCAAAAACCTATACAATCAAACACTCTACAATATAAGACAGCACTACTTTCAGTTTGGCTCTTACCTTAGATATGAAGAAAACTATCATATATTGAAAGAATCAGAAAACTATAAACTCCTAAACTCTAATATGGCACAGCAAATAATCAAAAAAGCTCATGCCAACTTTGAGAGCTTTTTCTCGCTCCTAAAGCAAGCTAAA
It includes:
- the modB gene encoding molybdate ABC transporter permease subunit, whose protein sequence is MSELDLSPFWLTLKLAFWTTFMLLILCIPLSYYLAYTKHKINTILEAVITLPLVLPPTVLGFYLLLLFNKQGFFGSLWYRLFDRQLVFHFEGIVIASIIYSLPMMVHPLTAGFKSVSKNLVEASWTLGKSKFETLLRVILPNMKASILTGIVLSFAHTVGEFGVVLMVGGNIQGETRVVSIAIYDAVESVNYPAAHLYALVLFSLSFITLLSLYILNRRWSLL
- a CDS encoding bacteriohemerythrin yields the protein MELIKLTEDLLTGVPEMDKDHQMLVDMLNETYSLIAEGKREEAKKYFENELVHYVEYHLTREEKFMETIGYPELERHKKAHENFRKVVFDLVHHIEEGELHAFKEALAMAWGWLVGHIGKVDKKYGEYAKEKGFI
- a CDS encoding TOBE domain-containing protein, with translation MEVSARNKLKGTVKRVLLGQVMAEVVLDIGGQDVVAIITKESAQRLNIKEGDTAYAVFKSTDVMIGK
- a CDS encoding molybdenum-pterin-binding protein; the encoded protein is MNLIRGKIKSIRSTNGVSEVEVQTSIGILYSVVLESPGDAEFVRENSEVECIFKEASVVVLREATPCINTFKGLVKSIDKGFLLSLLTVDCEGVFVKAMLLKRQLDLLKISEGDTVHVFLPPMQIALEVIHE
- a CDS encoding substrate-binding domain-containing protein, with translation MPPTKLPKIEPSVITTIKLLFSLENYKTPILAVSYKGEKHCRKANEQRKTTRHFNRGRLFSKGFLITPSKGITAVLESMLEDTIDNILALLYNILDMKNRVKEYRLKRGLSQEELSKLCGIPRTTISAIESGKAVPSVDYAIKLSKALGCSVEELFVSEEISFFLEGFREGPFISSRVGHKKVLYSIDSKIATFLPPDGIYRNGQIKWFERRHIPTYIFVGCDTSLHIISYKLIAKNIRFVPFYASSEKALKLLKKGYVHLAGVHLGTLEENLRKIKGYLGEGYTVLKVFSWEEGIMLREGISKTFKELNKREILWLVRERGTGSRKVFEELSAELGSVNYREITGGHRELAFSLKNGFGDAGVGTKFFAYEYGLGFLSVKKEDYCICYRQELEEDEGFSVILTGLMERSYREFLKSLPGYYVNSALEKFVV
- the modA gene encoding molybdate ABC transporter substrate-binding protein yields the protein MLKALLFILLFTFGFSKAELIRVYAAADLQYALKEIAQLYEEENPQDKVELIFGSSGKGTAQIKSGAPYHIFFSADMKYVEELYKEGYVVTEPKPYAIGRLVVWVRKDSGLVPSEFPQVLLDPKVRKIAIANWEHAPYGRAAKQVLENYGVFEKVKNKLVLGENVSQTASFVYSGAADVGFIPLSLAVSSNMREVGTYWLIPADKHDALMQGYGITKVGASSQAVRRFYNFIGTPKVRQIFIKYGFVLPGEKR
- a CDS encoding ATP-binding cassette domain-containing protein translates to MIRLEVKKRLHGSQGDFYLEVSLEVKDKEFVVVFGPSGSGKTILLRMLAGLETPQEGYIEVNGEIWYDSKKGINLPPQKREVGFVFQDYSLFPNMSVFENVAFGMRRKDPDKVMELLRLAKMEELKDRKPNTLSGGQKQRVALLRALAREPKVLLLDEPLSALDHETALLLRDEIKSFQRRYGIPTLMVSHNKEEVLRLADKVIRLVNGKMQAYGKPKEVLFSRVWSPKFSFQGIILEKQRMDFIYLLSIAVGSEIVQVVVDQDTANSVNVGDTVLVSAKAFIPVVRKVHSPHLST
- a CDS encoding succinate dehydrogenase/fumarate reductase iron-sulfur subunit → MILRLSIRREDPQNGTCTYQSFEIPYEEGMTFLTALQRIKEYQDETLTFRHFCRAGICGTCTIYINGFPKLACKEQVLPYVLLEREVILEPLKGFKVIRDLAVENEKVIRRIKEIHGWIKGTAGECRIPPDISKKLENAADCILCFACQSYCPQVLEERYAGPLIFAKLYRFLEDPREVNREERLMQAIEYGNLYHCLSCNKCNHVCPKEVQPATLIRELMTYNRHL